A window of Aquipuribacter sp. SD81 contains these coding sequences:
- a CDS encoding YihY/virulence factor BrkB family protein, which produces MSVVDTAKGAVGAAMRSRPWRTNERFGQSRGALLSAGIAFFGVFAIFPLLVLGVAVLGLVAGGNEAVQDRTIDIVSDAVPGLIAPDEAGASDAGTDDGGVTEDLGPQGGIVSESDLREAASNRFALGLSAVIGAVTLLFTGLGWIAALREGIRGMFRLPVMALDPVRVKLFDLAVLVSLGLLLVVSAVADLVSTSVGRQLLRLVGLEGSTAGTVALAVVVALLTLALNTVLYAVLFKVLANSGEPLRRVLGGALIAAVGTVLLRQLVGQVLGNVGGGFGFLTPFVGILALFVWLNLTARVMLLGASWVAVGPTSELRPVVEPGEPVVDDAGPTPLPPALPVRWTDRAVLGAGVVLGASAVALVQATGAAVRAVVGGVARARDD; this is translated from the coding sequence GTGAGCGTCGTCGACACCGCCAAGGGGGCCGTGGGCGCCGCCATGCGCTCGCGCCCGTGGCGCACGAACGAGCGCTTCGGCCAGTCCCGCGGGGCGCTGCTGTCGGCGGGAATCGCCTTCTTCGGCGTCTTCGCCATCTTCCCGCTGCTCGTGCTCGGGGTGGCGGTCCTCGGACTCGTCGCCGGCGGCAACGAGGCGGTGCAGGACCGGACGATCGACATCGTCTCCGACGCGGTGCCCGGTCTCATCGCCCCGGACGAGGCCGGGGCGTCGGACGCCGGTACCGACGACGGTGGCGTCACGGAGGACCTGGGGCCGCAGGGCGGCATCGTGTCCGAGAGCGACCTGCGCGAGGCGGCCAGCAACCGCTTCGCGCTCGGTCTGTCCGCCGTCATCGGTGCCGTCACCCTGCTGTTCACCGGCCTGGGGTGGATCGCCGCGCTGCGCGAAGGCATCCGGGGCATGTTCCGTCTGCCGGTCATGGCGCTGGACCCGGTGCGCGTCAAGCTGTTCGACCTCGCCGTGCTCGTGAGCCTCGGCCTGCTGCTCGTGGTCTCGGCCGTCGCCGACCTCGTCTCCACCTCGGTGGGGCGGCAGCTGCTGCGCCTCGTCGGCCTCGAGGGCAGCACCGCGGGGACCGTCGCGCTCGCGGTGGTCGTCGCGCTGCTGACCCTCGCGCTGAACACCGTGCTGTACGCCGTCCTGTTCAAGGTGCTCGCCAACAGCGGCGAGCCGCTCCGGCGGGTGCTCGGCGGGGCGCTCATCGCGGCGGTGGGCACCGTGCTGCTGCGCCAGCTCGTCGGGCAGGTCCTCGGCAACGTCGGGGGCGGGTTCGGCTTCCTCACGCCGTTCGTCGGCATCCTCGCGCTGTTCGTGTGGCTCAACCTGACCGCCCGCGTCATGCTCCTCGGCGCCTCGTGGGTCGCGGTCGGGCCGACCTCGGAGCTCCGTCCGGTCGTCGAGCCGGGTGAGCCGGTCGTGGACGACGCGGGGCCCACGCCCTTGCCCCCCGCGCTGCCCGTGCGCTGGACCGACCGAGCCGTGCTCGGCGCGGGCGTCGTGCTCGGTGCAAGCGCGGTCGCACTCGTCCAGGCGACGGGCGCCGCCGTGCGGGCCGTCGTCGGCGGCGTGGCGCGGGCCCGCGACGACTGA
- a CDS encoding threonine/serine ThrE exporter family protein — MIEQTPDAGWSGPWPDKAFVNRVLATALTAGEEVLAAGAGSADAAATMEATALASGLHHVEIDVTFTSLTISWVPGPDADPTIRSRTVVQRSLDYTRLVRVHRVLGDLALGTVSPAAAAGRLDVVRSLDYPYGRRTAEAGLAGLAGAVVVLLGGGWLGVLLATVSTYGVLVVDRAARGRGLPPFFATAAAAAGVTAVALVAAALGLPLRPGLVVSGGIVALLPSVALLSAVQDALAGYVVTAAGRFVEVFVVLAGIASGVGAALAVSSAFGLPLTGVDDELPAAPVLQQLLGGALASALFLVSVYAPRPLLAPAAVIGGLSTATAWLLALTGTPAVFDTALTAVVVGTVAVVVAGRLNVPSLVLAVAGFVPLLPGLALYRGMFRVSQGETTLGIVTLTAAVGTVFALASGIVLGDLAATRLRRLRRLWDRSAHTLVALRDRTVRPRPYGRSLPGRFVGPSVGVARRTGQRRRHPHRRGDTG; from the coding sequence GTGATCGAGCAGACACCCGACGCCGGCTGGTCCGGGCCGTGGCCGGACAAGGCGTTCGTCAACCGCGTCCTCGCCACGGCGCTCACCGCCGGCGAGGAGGTGCTCGCCGCCGGCGCGGGCTCGGCGGACGCCGCTGCCACCATGGAGGCGACGGCGCTCGCCTCGGGTCTGCACCACGTCGAGATCGACGTCACCTTCACCTCGCTCACGATCTCGTGGGTGCCGGGCCCCGACGCCGACCCGACCATCCGCTCGCGCACGGTCGTGCAGCGCTCCCTGGACTACACGCGGCTCGTGCGGGTGCACCGGGTGCTCGGCGACCTCGCCCTCGGCACCGTCTCCCCCGCGGCCGCGGCCGGTCGCCTCGACGTGGTCCGGTCCCTCGACTACCCGTACGGCCGCCGTACGGCGGAGGCCGGGCTCGCCGGGCTCGCGGGGGCGGTCGTCGTGCTGCTGGGCGGCGGCTGGCTCGGCGTGCTGCTCGCGACGGTGTCGACGTACGGCGTGCTCGTCGTCGACCGCGCGGCCCGCGGTCGCGGGCTGCCGCCCTTCTTCGCCACGGCGGCGGCCGCGGCCGGCGTCACCGCCGTCGCGCTGGTCGCCGCGGCGCTCGGGCTGCCGCTGCGCCCAGGGCTCGTCGTGTCCGGCGGGATCGTCGCGCTGCTGCCGTCGGTCGCGCTGCTGTCCGCGGTGCAGGACGCGCTCGCCGGCTACGTGGTGACGGCCGCCGGCCGCTTCGTCGAGGTGTTCGTCGTGCTCGCCGGCATCGCCTCGGGCGTGGGGGCGGCGCTCGCGGTGTCGAGCGCCTTCGGGCTCCCGCTGACCGGCGTCGACGACGAGCTCCCCGCCGCCCCGGTGCTCCAGCAGCTGCTCGGCGGTGCCCTCGCCAGCGCCCTGTTCCTCGTGAGCGTCTACGCGCCGCGCCCGCTGCTCGCCCCGGCCGCCGTCATCGGCGGCCTGTCGACCGCGACCGCGTGGCTGCTGGCGCTCACCGGCACACCCGCGGTGTTCGACACCGCCCTGACCGCGGTGGTCGTCGGGACGGTCGCCGTCGTGGTCGCGGGCCGGCTCAACGTGCCGAGCCTCGTGCTCGCCGTCGCCGGGTTCGTGCCGCTGCTGCCCGGGCTCGCGCTGTACCGCGGCATGTTCCGGGTGTCGCAGGGCGAGACCACGCTCGGCATCGTCACGCTCACCGCCGCCGTGGGGACGGTGTTCGCCCTCGCGTCCGGCATCGTGCTCGGCGACCTCGCCGCGACCCGCCTGCGCCGGCTGCGACGGCTGTGGGACCGCTCGGCGCACACGCTGGTCGCGCTGCGGGACCGCACCGTGCGGCCGCGGCCGTACGGCCGGAGCCTGCCGGGCCGGTTCGTCGGCCCGTCGGTGGGCGTGGCCCGCCGCACCGGCCAGCGCCGACGGCACCCGCACCGCCGCGGCGACACCGGCTGA
- a CDS encoding D-alanyl-D-alanine carboxypeptidase family protein encodes MRSHRRRARLVLPAVAVLLAVAGAGPAAATASPPPREVPACEAGLVDLSTPVDDPAYVSAGPLPPVDPAVAGDGLDRPGLLVDPAVPPPPRLPATAWLVADLDTGEVLAACNAHVPLAPASTLKVLTAVALTPDLPGDMRYQASHATAQVEGSRVGLVPGYYYTVEDLLHGLWLDSGNDAAIAFAEIAGGEEVAVTRMRETAVALGAVSTRPRTPHGLDAPGQVSTVHDLAVLGRAALAEPRSARLAATTRYSFPGRGTTDDPDRPRYEIATSGRLVRNFDGATGLKSGFTRAAGGAYVGTAERDGRRLVATVLRSQGRPWHHARDLLTWAYGPGAAAAPVGVLADAPPAPEPAPATPSPAGSTATPATSPATSPATSPATSPAPSPVGSAGPSAPPPRPEQSAASRAQRDDGGPAAEPTHDAAAAPETLGTDAAATGSDAGPWLVGAGLLALAAAAAGLLARHRRRRTGRP; translated from the coding sequence GTGAGGTCGCACCGCCGGCGGGCCCGGCTCGTCCTGCCTGCCGTCGCCGTGCTGCTCGCCGTGGCGGGGGCGGGCCCGGCGGCGGCGACCGCGTCCCCACCGCCGCGCGAGGTGCCGGCGTGCGAGGCCGGGCTCGTCGACCTCAGCACGCCCGTCGACGACCCCGCGTACGTCTCCGCCGGACCGCTGCCGCCGGTCGACCCGGCCGTCGCCGGTGACGGGCTCGACCGCCCGGGGCTGCTCGTCGACCCAGCGGTCCCGCCTCCCCCGCGCCTGCCCGCCACGGCGTGGCTCGTCGCCGACCTCGACACCGGCGAGGTGCTCGCCGCGTGCAACGCGCACGTGCCGCTCGCCCCCGCGAGCACGCTCAAGGTGCTGACCGCGGTCGCGCTCACCCCCGACCTGCCCGGCGACATGCGCTACCAGGCCAGCCACGCCACCGCGCAGGTCGAGGGCAGCCGCGTCGGCCTCGTGCCCGGCTACTACTACACGGTCGAGGACCTCCTGCACGGCCTGTGGCTCGACAGCGGCAACGACGCCGCGATCGCCTTCGCGGAGATCGCGGGCGGCGAGGAGGTCGCCGTCACCCGCATGCGCGAGACCGCGGTCGCCCTCGGCGCGGTGAGCACCCGGCCGCGCACCCCGCACGGTCTCGACGCACCCGGCCAGGTGAGCACGGTCCACGACCTCGCCGTCCTCGGCCGGGCCGCGCTGGCGGAGCCGCGCTCGGCGCGGCTCGCCGCCACGACGCGGTACTCGTTCCCCGGCCGCGGCACGACGGACGACCCCGACCGTCCCCGCTACGAGATAGCCACCAGCGGGCGGCTCGTCCGCAACTTCGACGGGGCGACAGGGCTCAAGTCGGGCTTCACCCGCGCGGCCGGCGGCGCGTACGTCGGCACGGCCGAGCGGGACGGACGGCGGCTCGTCGCGACCGTGCTGCGCTCCCAGGGCCGGCCGTGGCACCACGCGCGGGACCTCCTCACCTGGGCGTACGGTCCCGGCGCCGCCGCCGCGCCCGTCGGCGTGCTCGCGGACGCACCGCCGGCGCCCGAGCCGGCCCCGGCGACACCCTCACCGGCCGGGTCGACGGCGACGCCTGCCACGTCCCCCGCCACGTCCCCCGCCACGTCCCCCGCCACGTCCCCCGCCCCGTCCCCCGTCGGCTCGGCCGGTCCGTCCGCCCCGCCGCCGCGCCCGGAGCAGTCGGCGGCCTCGCGCGCGCAGCGCGACGACGGCGGGCCCGCGGCGGAACCGACCCACGACGCCGCCGCGGCGCCGGAGACGCTCGGCACGGACGCCGCCGCGACCGGGAGCGACGCCGGCCCGTGGCTCGTGGGAGCGGGCCTGCTCGCGCTCGCCGCTGCGGCGGCGGGGCTGCTCGCGCGGCACCGGCGGCGGAGGACGGGGCGCCCGTGA